The following coding sequences lie in one Metopolophium dirhodum isolate CAU chromosome 5, ASM1992520v1, whole genome shotgun sequence genomic window:
- the LOC132945741 gene encoding ankyrin repeat domain-containing protein 13D produces MSSSEGRPELVSGQRWEARARVDFPLHYLIWLREHKLLEEKLDATGSGQQPAVKNQLDKLDPRGRTPLMLAITLGDIESTRLLITRGANVNVKNDEGWTALQEAIATGDPEMVKLVMEHRDYQRHSDRATDVSKLLKLLEESPDFYVEMKWEFISWVPLVSRMCPSDTYKIFKQGSNVRIDTTLLGFDQGNWERGNLSYIFLGQSKSATFLEVDHEAHRVYVEEIQMIPLDQGIEVMRPSDDTIASRLSAPIVSFDIDTKKISFERNKSGIWGWRQDKSEIISDYNCKVFNASNVEFVTKSRTEHMNETEKAKLNNTKNPIQSILGSSEETCPVKSELEVTMAEYFDELVDIKGRYIRKPIEQTTKVTKIKANLWLSEDYPLSLKEQIMPIVDLMAITSSHFAKLKDFIEMQLPSGFPVKIEIPLYHISNAQITFGNLFGTDKAIEGVQTLENNGKIFCVVEDSVFFPPRSYVVLGAEQRRQIGMDNDEELLQFAVRQSLLETGAEEDQVDIWEALQVQRPNTPNDLYFDPADEELQRAIHASLTECTFVPAVSQSEAPDLVENAAADDADADLKAVLRLSIEEKRQAELQARMEEEMLEKILQLSLTEK; encoded by the exons ATGTCCTCCTCCGAAGGACGACCGGAGCTGGTCTCCGGCCAACGATGGGAGGCGCGCGCCAGGGTCGATTTCCCGTTGCACTATCTGATATGGTTGCGTGAACACAAACTGCTGGAGGAGAAGCTGGATGCAACTGGTTCCGGTCAACAGCCCGCCGTCAAG aatcaaCTAGATAAACTAGATCCCAGAGGTCGTACTCCTTTGATGTTAGCTATTACATTAGGTGACATAGAATCAACCAGATTATTAATAACCAGAGGAGCTAATGTTAATGTAAAGAATGACGAAGGATGgactg cttTACAAGAAGCAATTGCTACAGGCGATCCAGAAATGGTCAAGCTTGTTATGGAACACAGAGATTATCAACGTCATTCAGATCGAGCCACTGACGTTTCAAAACTGTTAAAGCTACTTGAAGAATCGCCTGATTTTTATGTAGAAATGAAATGGGAATTTATTAGTTGGG TTCCATTAGTATCAAGAATGTGTCCAAgtgatacatacaaaatatttaaacagggATCTAATGTGCGAATCGATACCACATTATTGGGTTTTGACCAGGGTAATTGGGAACGTGGAAATTTGAGTTACATATTTTTGGGTCAAA gtAAATCAGCTACATTTTTAGAAGTAGATCATGAAGCACACAGGGTATATGTAGAAGAAATACAAATGATACCTTTAGATCAAGGTATTGAAGTGATGCGTCCATCAGATGATACTATAGCCAGCAGATTGTCTGCTCCtattgttagttttgatatagatactaaaaaaattagttttgaaag gaATAAAAGTGGTATTTGGGGTTGGCGGCAAGATAAATCAgaaataattagtgattataattgtAAAGTATTTAATGCAAGTAATGTGGAATTTGTTACCAAATCGAGAACAGAACATATGAATGAAACTGAAAaggcaaaattaaataatacaaaaaatccCATCCAGTCAATTTTAGGCTCAAGTGAAGAAACATgt CCAGTTAAATCAGAACTTGAAGTTACTATGGctgaatattttgatgaattggTTGATATCAAAGGTAGATATATACGGAAGCCAATTGAGCAAACTACAAAAGTCACAAAAATCAAG gctAATTTGTGGCTTAGTGAAGATTATCCACTTAGTTTGAAAGAACAGATTATGCCAATTGTTGATTTAATGGCAATTACTAGTTCTCATTTTGCCAAACTAAAGGATTTCATTGAAATGCAGCTACCTTCAGGATTTCCAGTTAAAATTG aaataccaCTATACCATATTTCCAATGCCCAAATCACATTTGGTAACTTATTTGGGACAGATAAAGCTATAGAAGGTGTTCAAACATTAGAAAACAATGGAAAAATATTCTGTGTAGTTGAAGATTCTGTATTTTTTCCTCCCAGAAGTTATGTAGTCCtgg GTGCTGAACAAAGACGTCAAATTGGTATGGACAATGATGAAGAACTACTTCAATTTGCTGTTCGACAGAGTCTTTTAGAAACTGGAGCTGAAGAAGATCAA gttgATATTTGGGAAGCTTTACAAGTTCAACGACCAAATACTCCCAATGACCTCTATTTTGACCCAGCTGATGAAGAATTACAAAG AGCAATCCATGCAAGTTTGACCGAGTGTACATTTGTGCCTGCGGTTTCACAATCAGAAGCACCAGATTTAGTTGAAAATGCAGCGGCTGATGATGCAGATGCTGATCTTAAAGCAGTATTGAGGTTGtctattgaagaaaaaaggcAGGCTGAACTACAGGCACGTATGGAAGAAGAAatgttagaaaaaatattacaactatCTCTGaccgaaaaataa